A genomic window from Promicromonospora sukumoe includes:
- a CDS encoding alpha/beta fold hydrolase, producing the protein MTTSQSNKLSFLQRPEGNIAYTDAGTGPLVVAMPGMGDLRSTYDDLAPALVDAGYRVVVADLRGHGDSDTTFRTHGDDATGTDFIALVEHLGAGPAVLLGNSMASSAAAWAAAERPELVRGLVLLSPLLRQTGSPAMQKVLRGVFRVLLARPWGAAFWAAYYSSISKGRRSARHAEQVAEVRQSLRDPAHLRSFRDLAMVLDHSVVEARLSEVTAPSLAVVGALDPDFTDPAKELTWITETIGSRGVLVDEAGHYPAQQAPDVVVPAVLDFLAGLPDATEGGRNA; encoded by the coding sequence ATGACAACAAGCCAGAGCAACAAGCTCTCCTTCCTCCAACGACCCGAGGGCAACATCGCCTACACCGACGCGGGCACCGGGCCGCTCGTCGTCGCCATGCCCGGCATGGGCGACCTGCGGTCCACCTACGACGACCTCGCCCCCGCGCTCGTCGACGCCGGCTACCGCGTGGTCGTCGCGGACCTGCGCGGCCACGGCGACTCCGACACCACGTTCCGCACGCACGGTGACGACGCCACCGGCACGGACTTCATCGCGCTCGTCGAGCACCTCGGCGCCGGGCCGGCCGTGCTGCTCGGCAACTCGATGGCGTCGTCCGCCGCCGCCTGGGCAGCCGCCGAGCGCCCGGAGCTCGTGCGCGGTCTCGTGCTGCTCAGCCCGCTCCTGCGCCAGACGGGCTCCCCGGCCATGCAGAAGGTGCTGCGGGGCGTCTTCCGCGTGCTCCTCGCCCGGCCCTGGGGCGCCGCGTTCTGGGCCGCCTACTACTCGTCGATCAGCAAGGGCCGCCGCTCCGCCCGGCACGCCGAGCAGGTGGCGGAGGTCCGGCAGAGCCTGCGCGACCCGGCGCACCTGCGCTCGTTCCGCGATCTCGCCATGGTGCTCGACCACTCGGTCGTCGAGGCCCGGCTGTCCGAGGTCACGGCGCCGTCACTGGCCGTGGTCGGCGCGCTCGACCCCGACTTCACCGACCCGGCGAAGGAGCTCACCTGGATCACGGAGACGATCGGGTCGCGCGGCGTCCTGGTCGACGAGGCCGGGCACTACCCGGCGCAGCAGGCGCCCGACGTCGTGGTGCCGGCCGTGCTCGACTTCCTCGCCGGGCTCCCGGACGCGACCGAGGGCGGCCGGAATGCCTAG
- a CDS encoding TetR/AcrR family transcriptional regulator, whose product MPRAGLSHDAVVRLALEVVDDGGASGYADLTLAKVAAKAGVATPSLYKHVGSLADLRREVALIAVQEVTAAATSATVGRAGSDALRALATSWRTYAHAHPGRYASTQVGPDPEDPADERLREAAAESVRVVGAVLHGFGLPDERLIDAIRAVRAGFHGFVILELGGGFRMREDVDQSFTVLLDMLVAGVTALGVPDGADGGAADAGLDHLDHDTAGSHR is encoded by the coding sequence ATGCCTAGGGCGGGTCTGTCCCACGACGCCGTCGTGCGCCTGGCGCTCGAGGTGGTCGACGACGGCGGGGCGAGCGGCTACGCCGACCTGACCCTCGCCAAGGTGGCCGCCAAGGCCGGTGTCGCGACCCCGAGCCTCTACAAGCACGTCGGCTCGCTGGCCGACCTGCGCCGCGAGGTCGCCCTGATCGCCGTCCAGGAGGTGACGGCCGCCGCGACGTCGGCGACCGTCGGCCGGGCCGGGAGCGACGCGCTGCGGGCCCTGGCGACCTCGTGGCGCACCTACGCGCACGCGCACCCCGGCCGGTACGCGTCCACCCAGGTGGGTCCCGACCCGGAGGACCCGGCCGACGAGCGGCTGCGCGAGGCGGCCGCCGAGAGCGTCCGGGTGGTCGGCGCCGTGCTGCACGGCTTCGGCCTGCCCGACGAGCGCCTGATCGACGCGATCCGCGCGGTCCGGGCGGGCTTCCACGGCTTCGTCATCCTCGAGCTCGGGGGCGGCTTCCGGATGCGGGAGGACGTCGACCAGAGCTTCACCGTGCTGCTGGACATGCTGGTCGCGGGGGTCACCGCGCTCGGCGTGCCCGACGGCGCTGACGGCGGCGCCGCCGACGCCGGCCTGGACCACCTCGACCACGACACCGCCGGGAGCCACCGATGA
- a CDS encoding Bax inhibitor-1/YccA family protein, protein MSNPVFSRSDVFGEPRRTGNAGGRRGGTATYPNQSPAYGTPPQPGQYGQYGAAGQQAMDASQLDAMYESPSATTADTKRLTYDDVIIKTGGLLALLVVVAAATWTLVPPAMLSMVMIVGAIGGLVLGLVNAFKRNPSPALIVLYTVFQGAFLGAISLVYSQIAQGAVPQAVIGTVSVFAVSLFLFKSGKVRVTPKFTRWLMFALIGYALFSLINFVLLITGVLDGFGMRSGPIGVIVGLVAVGLAAASLIVDFDSIKRGVEAGVPAKMAWSAAFGLLVTLIWLYLEILRIVAIFNSSD, encoded by the coding sequence ATGAGCAACCCCGTCTTTTCAAGAAGCGACGTCTTCGGTGAACCCCGTCGTACCGGCAATGCCGGTGGACGCCGCGGCGGCACCGCCACCTACCCCAACCAGAGTCCCGCATACGGCACCCCGCCGCAGCCTGGCCAGTACGGCCAGTACGGCGCCGCGGGACAGCAGGCGATGGACGCGTCGCAGCTCGACGCGATGTACGAGTCGCCGTCCGCCACCACGGCGGACACCAAGCGGCTGACGTACGACGACGTGATCATCAAGACCGGTGGGCTGCTCGCCCTTCTGGTCGTGGTGGCCGCGGCGACGTGGACGCTGGTTCCCCCGGCGATGCTGAGCATGGTCATGATCGTGGGCGCGATCGGCGGCCTGGTCCTGGGTCTGGTGAACGCCTTCAAGCGGAACCCCAGCCCGGCGCTCATCGTGCTCTACACGGTGTTCCAGGGCGCGTTCCTCGGCGCGATCTCGCTGGTCTACAGCCAGATCGCGCAGGGCGCCGTCCCGCAGGCCGTGATCGGTACGGTCTCGGTGTTCGCGGTGAGCCTGTTCCTGTTCAAGAGCGGCAAGGTCCGGGTCACGCCGAAGTTCACGCGCTGGCTCATGTTCGCGCTGATCGGGTACGCCCTGTTCAGCCTGATCAACTTCGTGCTCCTGATCACGGGTGTGCTGGACGGCTTCGGCATGCGTAGCGGCCCGATCGGCGTGATCGTCGGCCTCGTCGCCGTCGGCCTCGCGGCCGCCTCGCTGATCGTGGACTTCGACTCGATCAAGCGGGGTGTCGAGGCCGGCGTGCCGGCCAAGATGGCTTGGTCGGCGGCCTTTGGCCTGCTCGTGACGCTGATCTGGCTGTACCTGGAGATCCTGCGCATCGTCGCGATCTTCAACAGCAGCGACTGA
- a CDS encoding ABC transporter ATP-binding protein — MIEARGLTKRYGAKTAVDGVTFTVQPGQVTGFLGPNGAGKSTTMRMIMGLDRPTAGAVTVNGKPYAAHRRPLAEVGALLDAKAVHTGRTARNHLLAMAATHGIATKRVDEVIDLTGLQSVASKRVGGFSLGMGQRLGIAAALLGDPRTLILDEPVNGLDPEGVLWVRNIAKYLASEGRTVFLSSHLMSEVALTADHVIVIGRGRILADAPVAEFVESAARKVVRVRSPQATELADLLKAKNAEVEDVEPGLLEVRGTEAAAVGELAAASRIVLHELTPVASTLEEAYMSLTADAVEYQSEGIAAVAAATSHLEGSKA; from the coding sequence ATGATCGAGGCCAGAGGCCTGACGAAGAGGTACGGCGCGAAGACCGCCGTGGACGGAGTCACGTTCACGGTGCAGCCGGGCCAGGTGACGGGCTTCCTGGGCCCGAACGGCGCCGGCAAGTCGACCACCATGCGCATGATCATGGGCCTGGACCGGCCCACGGCGGGCGCGGTCACCGTGAACGGCAAGCCCTACGCGGCGCACCGCCGTCCGCTCGCCGAGGTCGGTGCCCTGCTCGACGCGAAGGCCGTGCACACCGGCCGCACCGCACGCAACCACCTGCTCGCCATGGCCGCCACGCACGGCATCGCCACCAAGCGCGTCGACGAGGTGATCGATCTCACGGGCCTGCAGTCGGTCGCGAGCAAGCGCGTGGGCGGCTTCTCGCTCGGCATGGGCCAGCGGCTCGGCATCGCCGCGGCCCTGCTCGGCGACCCGCGCACGCTGATCCTGGACGAGCCCGTCAACGGCCTCGACCCGGAAGGCGTGCTCTGGGTCCGCAACATCGCCAAGTACCTGGCGTCCGAGGGCCGCACGGTCTTCCTGTCCAGCCACCTCATGAGCGAGGTCGCCCTCACGGCCGACCACGTGATCGTGATCGGCCGGGGCCGCATCCTCGCCGACGCCCCGGTCGCGGAGTTCGTGGAGAGCGCGGCCCGCAAGGTCGTGCGCGTCCGGTCGCCGCAGGCCACGGAGCTCGCCGACCTCCTGAAGGCCAAGAACGCCGAGGTGGAGGACGTCGAGCCCGGGCTGCTGGAGGTCCGCGGCACCGAGGCGGCCGCCGTCGGCGAGCTGGCCGCCGCCTCGCGGATCGTGCTGCACGAGCTCACGCCGGTCGCCTCCACGCTGGAGGAGGCCTACATGTCTCTCACCGCGGACGCGGTGGAGTACCAGTCCGAGGGCATCGCCGCCGTCGCGGCCGCGACGTCCCACCTCGAGGGGAGCAAGGCATGA
- a CDS encoding ABC transporter permease subunit, whose amino-acid sequence MSATVTAPASGSASGPTTEHTPVHNVTFWRVLRSEWIKLWTLRSTWWTLGATVVVMVGFALMLALIVQLVGSEMEGASPEDQAAMGTMLGGTTVVAAGFEMAALVVAVLGALMITGEYSTGMIRSTFAAVPKRLPAFFGKALVLVLVTAVLITVSLALSWLVTYPLLNGNDATVDFGDSDQVRALGGTVLYVTLVALFALGLGALLRHTAGAIFTVVAIFLVIPTIVQIATFAASQLEWVGTVNKLLPSVAGTQITPNAGAFPDVLDPWVGISVLAGYTALVLAGAAMRVKFQDA is encoded by the coding sequence ATGAGCGCGACAGTCACCGCTCCGGCGAGCGGATCGGCGTCGGGCCCGACGACGGAGCACACCCCGGTGCACAACGTCACCTTCTGGCGCGTGCTGCGCTCGGAGTGGATCAAGCTGTGGACGCTGCGCTCGACGTGGTGGACCCTCGGCGCGACCGTCGTGGTGATGGTCGGCTTCGCACTGATGCTGGCGTTGATCGTCCAGCTCGTGGGCAGCGAGATGGAGGGCGCGTCGCCCGAGGACCAGGCCGCGATGGGCACCATGCTCGGCGGGACCACCGTGGTGGCAGCGGGCTTCGAGATGGCGGCCCTCGTGGTCGCGGTGCTCGGCGCCCTGATGATCACCGGTGAGTACTCCACCGGCATGATCCGGTCCACGTTCGCCGCGGTGCCCAAGCGCCTCCCGGCGTTCTTCGGCAAGGCCCTGGTGCTCGTGCTGGTCACGGCCGTGCTCATCACCGTCTCCCTGGCGCTGAGCTGGCTCGTCACCTACCCGCTCCTGAACGGCAACGACGCGACCGTGGACTTCGGCGACAGCGACCAGGTGCGCGCGCTCGGCGGCACGGTGCTGTACGTGACGCTCGTGGCCCTGTTCGCGCTGGGCCTGGGCGCCCTGCTGCGGCACACGGCGGGCGCGATCTTCACGGTGGTCGCGATCTTCCTGGTGATCCCGACGATCGTCCAGATCGCCACCTTCGCGGCCTCCCAGCTCGAGTGGGTCGGCACGGTGAACAAGCTGCTGCCGAGCGTGGCGGGCACACAGATCACGCCGAACGCGGGCGCGTTCCCCGACGTGCTCGACCCGTGGGTGGGCATCAGCGTGCTCGCCGGCTACACGGCGCTGGTGCTGGCGGGCGCGGCGATGCGCGTCAAGTTCCAGGACGCGTAG
- a CDS encoding efflux RND transporter permease subunit, translating into MFRLARLSLANRAVVALVTIAIAVFGVLSMTSLKQELIPSLQLPTGIVSAVYQGSSPEVVEEQVTDKIEEAVTSVDGIASVRSTASTGISLTTVEFTYGTDMESATQRLQSAVAGVQPTLPDDVEPQVTTGSVDDVPVVQMAISGDKSPNALASTVEDVVVPALEEVDGVRAVAVTGQSETEVRILPDQGKLAAAGLAADDLTTVLQDNGVVIPAGEITEGGRAWSVQLGKPVDMVDQLKQLPVLPGGGAGGGADGAAGGAAGAGDAAGAGGTTTPGATADALPTEPAAPVLLGQVASVKLKPVDPTSYSRLDGSPSLGLAITKTPEANTVEVSHAIEAALAETEVAGTLAERDIATAVVFDQAPFIEESIHGLATEGGLGLLFAVLVILVFLMSMRSTLVSAISIPLSLAVTFIAMEAGGYTLNILTLGALTISIGRVVDDAIVVIENIKRHMSTGEERATAILAAVREVGGAIAASTICTVAVFLPIALVGGMVGELFRPFALTVSIAMLASLVVALTIVPVLAYWFIRPPKKARRGGAADREQVESKERRGVWQRVYVPTLNGALRLPAVTIVVAVAILGGTAALVPRVETSFLGDSGQDTVTVTQHYAPGTSLEGQDEAARQVETALADVAAVDSVQATVGGGGDMSMAAFGGASTGLKATFAITLDDDADGEQAAADIRAAVGGLTEEPATEVSVSAGDSVGTSSIDLVVRARDDETLTEATNQVQEAMSGLDASAEVTNDLAAAQEIVEVSVDRKAAAQYGLTETQVSGIASAAMTGAQDVGELQTAEGPVGVNLWAGKVPATMDEIGEIPVPTAAGPVPLSDVAQVELASSPTSITRIDGERSATVSVTPAGADLGAATDAVDAELASIDLPAGAAVSVGGAAADQAEAFGDLGLALVAAIALVFVVMVATFRSLAQPFILLVSVPFAAVGALVALVVTDTPLGVPALIGTLLLVGIVVSNAIVLIDLINQYRARGMGLDEAVREGARKRLRPIVMTALATVFALTPMGIGLTGGGAFISQPLALVVIGGLVSSTLLTLYVVPVIYTLFERRAERRRAADEAAGRVRRPLTGALVSVATGALRAVGRQGARTPAVAAAGGAAAGGAVAGAAAGGAVPQSWPPVQEASPPAASPAPVPPTSAPPTPAPPVWPTPAGPAPAPQYAPQQRVPQEQAAPRYAPRRQPSPQQHPAPPQRPAPQQQPGPQPFAPQQATPQHAAPQHQAPRQPGQQPGQQPAPQFAPQFAPQHSASGNHGAPGNHSAPRNPQHQQYVPRQQPAAQAALPQRRQEPQPEPERRQPEPAPVWPHPLDPM; encoded by the coding sequence GTGTTCCGTCTCGCCCGGCTGTCCCTCGCGAACCGAGCAGTCGTAGCACTGGTGACCATCGCGATAGCGGTGTTCGGCGTCCTCAGCATGACCTCCCTGAAGCAGGAGCTGATCCCGTCGCTCCAGCTCCCGACGGGCATCGTGAGCGCGGTGTACCAGGGCTCGTCGCCCGAGGTCGTGGAGGAGCAGGTCACCGACAAGATCGAGGAGGCCGTCACCTCCGTCGACGGGATCGCGTCGGTGCGGTCGACGGCGTCCACGGGCATCTCGCTGACCACCGTCGAGTTCACGTACGGCACCGACATGGAGTCCGCCACGCAGCGCCTCCAGAGCGCCGTCGCGGGCGTCCAGCCCACCCTGCCCGACGACGTCGAGCCGCAGGTCACGACCGGTTCCGTCGACGACGTGCCCGTGGTCCAGATGGCGATCTCCGGCGACAAGAGCCCGAACGCCCTCGCGAGCACCGTCGAGGACGTCGTCGTCCCCGCGCTGGAGGAGGTCGACGGCGTCCGCGCCGTCGCGGTGACCGGGCAGAGCGAGACCGAGGTCCGCATCCTGCCCGACCAGGGCAAGCTCGCCGCGGCCGGGCTCGCGGCCGACGACCTCACCACCGTGCTGCAGGACAACGGCGTGGTCATCCCGGCCGGGGAGATCACCGAGGGCGGCCGCGCGTGGTCCGTCCAGCTCGGCAAGCCGGTGGACATGGTCGACCAGCTCAAGCAGCTCCCCGTCCTCCCGGGCGGCGGCGCGGGCGGCGGGGCGGATGGCGCGGCCGGCGGGGCGGCCGGAGCGGGCGACGCGGCAGGGGCCGGCGGCACGACGACGCCGGGCGCCACTGCCGACGCCCTGCCGACCGAACCGGCCGCGCCCGTGCTGCTGGGCCAGGTCGCCTCGGTGAAGCTCAAGCCGGTCGACCCGACGTCCTACTCCCGGCTCGACGGCTCGCCGTCGCTCGGCCTGGCCATCACCAAGACGCCGGAGGCCAACACCGTCGAGGTGTCCCACGCGATCGAGGCGGCGCTCGCCGAGACCGAGGTGGCCGGCACGCTCGCCGAGCGCGACATCGCGACGGCGGTCGTCTTCGACCAGGCCCCGTTCATCGAGGAGTCGATCCATGGCCTCGCCACCGAGGGCGGGCTCGGCCTGCTCTTCGCGGTGCTCGTCATCCTGGTCTTCCTGATGTCGATGCGGTCCACGCTTGTGTCCGCGATCTCGATCCCGCTGTCGCTCGCGGTCACCTTCATCGCGATGGAGGCGGGCGGGTACACGCTGAACATCCTGACGCTCGGCGCGCTCACCATCTCCATCGGGCGGGTGGTCGACGACGCGATCGTCGTCATCGAGAACATCAAGCGGCACATGTCCACCGGCGAGGAGAGGGCCACGGCGATCCTCGCGGCGGTCCGCGAGGTGGGCGGCGCCATCGCCGCCTCGACGATCTGCACCGTCGCGGTGTTCCTGCCGATCGCGCTGGTGGGCGGCATGGTGGGCGAGCTGTTCCGGCCGTTCGCCCTGACCGTGTCGATCGCGATGCTGGCCTCGCTCGTCGTGGCGCTGACGATCGTGCCGGTGCTGGCCTACTGGTTCATCCGGCCGCCGAAGAAGGCGCGGCGCGGGGGAGCGGCCGACCGCGAGCAGGTCGAGAGCAAGGAGCGGCGCGGCGTCTGGCAGCGCGTCTACGTGCCGACGCTGAACGGCGCGCTGCGGCTGCCCGCCGTCACGATCGTGGTGGCCGTGGCGATCCTCGGCGGCACCGCCGCCCTCGTCCCGCGCGTCGAGACCAGCTTTCTCGGCGACAGCGGCCAGGACACCGTGACCGTCACGCAGCACTACGCGCCCGGCACCTCGCTGGAGGGCCAGGACGAGGCGGCGCGCCAGGTCGAGACCGCGCTGGCCGACGTCGCCGCCGTGGACAGCGTGCAGGCCACCGTCGGCGGCGGCGGTGACATGTCGATGGCCGCGTTCGGCGGCGCGAGCACCGGCCTCAAGGCCACGTTCGCGATCACCCTGGACGACGACGCCGACGGCGAGCAGGCGGCCGCCGACATCCGCGCCGCCGTCGGCGGCCTGACCGAGGAGCCCGCGACGGAGGTCTCCGTCTCCGCCGGCGACTCGGTGGGCACGTCCTCGATCGACCTCGTCGTCCGGGCCCGCGACGACGAGACGCTGACCGAGGCCACGAACCAGGTTCAGGAGGCGATGAGCGGCCTGGACGCCTCCGCGGAGGTCACCAACGACCTGGCCGCCGCCCAGGAGATCGTCGAGGTGTCCGTCGACCGCAAGGCCGCGGCGCAGTACGGGCTCACCGAGACGCAGGTGTCGGGGATCGCCTCGGCGGCGATGACCGGCGCCCAGGACGTCGGCGAGCTCCAGACCGCCGAGGGGCCGGTCGGCGTGAACCTCTGGGCCGGGAAGGTCCCGGCGACCATGGACGAGATCGGCGAGATCCCCGTCCCGACCGCGGCCGGCCCCGTGCCGCTGAGCGACGTCGCACAGGTCGAGCTCGCCAGCTCGCCGACGTCGATCACGCGGATCGACGGCGAGCGATCGGCCACGGTCTCGGTGACGCCCGCCGGTGCCGACCTCGGCGCGGCCACCGACGCCGTCGACGCCGAGCTCGCGTCGATCGACCTGCCGGCCGGGGCCGCGGTGTCGGTGGGCGGAGCCGCCGCCGACCAGGCCGAGGCGTTCGGCGACCTGGGCCTGGCGCTCGTGGCCGCGATCGCCCTCGTGTTCGTGGTCATGGTGGCGACGTTCCGCAGCCTGGCGCAGCCGTTCATCCTGCTGGTGTCCGTCCCGTTCGCCGCGGTGGGCGCCCTGGTCGCGCTCGTCGTGACGGACACCCCGCTGGGTGTGCCCGCCCTCATCGGGACGCTGCTGCTGGTCGGGATCGTGGTGTCCAACGCGATCGTGCTCATCGACCTCATCAACCAGTACCGCGCCCGGGGCATGGGCCTCGACGAGGCCGTGCGCGAGGGGGCCCGCAAGCGGCTGCGGCCGATCGTGATGACGGCCCTGGCGACGGTCTTCGCGCTGACCCCCATGGGGATCGGGCTGACCGGCGGCGGGGCGTTCATCTCGCAGCCGCTGGCCCTGGTCGTCATCGGCGGCCTGGTGTCGTCGACCCTGCTGACCCTGTACGTCGTGCCGGTGATCTACACGCTGTTCGAGCGCCGGGCGGAACGCCGTCGGGCCGCGGACGAGGCGGCCGGCCGGGTGCGTCGTCCGCTGACGGGTGCGCTGGTCAGCGTGGCGACGGGTGCGCTGCGCGCCGTCGGGCGTCAGGGGGCGCGGACCCCGGCAGTGGCGGCCGCCGGTGGTGCGGCTGCCGGCGGTGCCGTGGCTGGTGCGGCTGCCGGTGGTGCTGTGCCGCAGAGTTGGCCGCCGGTCCAGGAAGCGTCGCCTCCTGCGGCCTCGCCGGCTCCGGTCCCACCGACGTCGGCCCCACCCACCCCGGCCCCGCCCGTCTGGCCGACGCCGGCCGGTCCGGCTCCGGCACCGCAGTACGCGCCGCAGCAGCGCGTCCCGCAGGAGCAGGCCGCCCCGCGGTACGCGCCGCGTCGGCAGCCGAGCCCGCAGCAGCACCCGGCTCCGCCGCAGCGACCCGCGCCGCAGCAGCAGCCGGGCCCGCAGCCGTTCGCACCGCAGCAGGCCACGCCGCAGCATGCCGCTCCGCAGCACCAGGCGCCGCGGCAGCCAGGTCAGCAGCCCGGTCAGCAGCCCGCGCCCCAGTTCGCCCCGCAGTTCGCACCCCAGCACAGCGCCTCGGGAAACCACGGCGCCCCGGGAAACCACAGTGCCCCGCGCAACCCGCAGCACCAGCAGTACGTCCCCCGGCAGCAGCCGGCGGCGCAGGCCGCGCTGCCCCAGCGCCGTCAGGAGCCGCAGCCGGAGCCGGAGCGCCGGCAGCCCGAGCCTGCACCGGTCTGGCCGCACCCGCTCGACCCGATGTGA
- a CDS encoding MFS transporter, whose translation MATARNEPNKTAIYATALTAFFAIAGIAVVDPILPVIGAEIGATTWEIELLFTAYIAVMAIGMIPAVMATGRFGYKKILATGVTLVAIAAVLAALSGNIVQLAVLRGVWGLGNAMFFATAMVLLVALARDREWVVGLFETCVGLGFAVGPLIGGLLGHISWRVPFFVCGLLMVVALIVSATRLKDPAEKPAPLKLGQVFGLFRKPGFLALAVVTAAYNFVFFVVLGYVPVFLGLDVVPLGLVFTAWGIGVAVGILAVGHRLAHRIGFVQTLGVAIAGVLVCVALLAVGVGTAGSIAVTIVAGVFMGIANANLTDLSLALGDPDRRVTTGAFNLVRWGFAAPAPVVAGLLAEGVSPASPFWVASAVLLVGVVVFLVTAHLMARPIGERVLWQRWNRAARVAEGTPEEAMSEL comes from the coding sequence GTGGCCACCGCGCGCAACGAACCGAACAAGACAGCCATCTACGCCACCGCGCTCACCGCGTTCTTCGCGATCGCAGGCATCGCCGTCGTCGACCCGATCCTGCCCGTCATCGGCGCGGAGATCGGGGCCACCACCTGGGAGATCGAGCTCCTGTTCACCGCGTACATCGCGGTCATGGCCATCGGCATGATCCCTGCCGTGATGGCGACGGGCAGGTTCGGCTACAAGAAGATCCTGGCGACCGGCGTCACGCTGGTCGCGATCGCCGCGGTGCTGGCCGCGCTGAGCGGCAACATCGTGCAGCTCGCGGTGCTGCGCGGAGTGTGGGGTCTGGGCAACGCGATGTTCTTCGCCACCGCCATGGTGCTGCTCGTCGCGCTCGCCAGGGACCGCGAGTGGGTGGTCGGCCTGTTCGAGACGTGTGTCGGGCTCGGCTTCGCCGTCGGCCCCCTGATCGGCGGCCTGCTGGGGCACATCAGCTGGCGGGTGCCGTTCTTCGTCTGCGGCCTGCTCATGGTCGTCGCGCTGATCGTGTCCGCCACCAGGCTCAAGGACCCGGCCGAGAAGCCGGCGCCGCTCAAGCTCGGGCAGGTCTTCGGCCTGTTCCGCAAGCCGGGCTTCCTGGCCCTCGCGGTCGTGACGGCCGCCTACAACTTCGTGTTCTTCGTCGTGCTCGGCTACGTGCCGGTGTTCCTCGGCCTCGACGTGGTGCCGCTCGGCCTGGTCTTCACCGCCTGGGGTATCGGCGTGGCCGTCGGCATCCTCGCGGTGGGCCACCGGCTGGCGCACCGGATCGGCTTCGTCCAGACGCTGGGCGTCGCGATCGCCGGCGTGCTCGTGTGCGTGGCCCTGCTCGCCGTCGGCGTCGGGACCGCCGGCTCCATCGCGGTGACCATCGTGGCCGGCGTGTTCATGGGTATCGCCAACGCGAACCTCACCGACCTGTCGCTCGCCCTCGGTGACCCGGACCGCCGGGTCACGACCGGCGCCTTCAACCTCGTGCGCTGGGGCTTCGCGGCGCCCGCCCCCGTGGTCGCGGGCCTGCTTGCGGAGGGCGTCAGCCCCGCGTCGCCGTTCTGGGTGGCCTCGGCGGTGCTGCTCGTCGGCGTCGTCGTCTTCCTGGTGACGGCGCACCTCATGGCCCGGCCGATCGGCGAGCGCGTGCTCTGGCAGCGCTGGAACCGGGCCGCCCGCGTCGCCGAGGGCACGCCCGAGGAGGCCATGTCCGAGCTGTGA
- a CDS encoding MarR family winged helix-turn-helix transcriptional regulator yields MSRRTEENVGDEYPDEAPLSRVELQLALLLRRAERTGAIRAGHTPALERSGYLLLQVLGREGPLGINALAARQCLDASTVTRQVVSLEKAGFARRSRDPLDGRAVRVEATEAGRAQLEQERARRSAMYDQILTGWSPFERALLAEMLERLNHDLDAFRRDPED; encoded by the coding sequence ATGTCGAGGAGGACGGAAGAGAACGTGGGCGACGAGTACCCCGACGAGGCCCCGCTGTCGCGCGTCGAGCTGCAGCTCGCGCTCCTGCTGCGGCGCGCGGAGCGCACCGGGGCGATCCGCGCGGGCCACACCCCGGCGCTCGAACGCTCGGGGTACCTGCTGCTCCAGGTGCTCGGCAGGGAGGGCCCGCTCGGCATCAACGCGCTCGCCGCACGCCAGTGCCTCGACGCCTCCACGGTGACCCGCCAGGTGGTCAGTCTGGAGAAGGCCGGGTTCGCGCGGCGCAGCCGCGACCCGCTCGACGGGCGGGCCGTGCGCGTGGAGGCGACCGAGGCCGGCCGGGCGCAGCTCGAACAGGAACGCGCACGCCGCAGCGCGATGTACGACCAGATCCTCACTGGGTGGTCCCCCTTCGAGCGCGCGCTGCTCGCCGAGATGCTGGAGCGCCTGAACCACGACCTGGACGCGTTCCGGCGCGACCCCGAGGACTGA
- a CDS encoding ArsR/SmtB family transcription factor, giving the protein MTAREDTPGHEADQYAPAPSVPPAPAATAGPPAELGTEALRALSHPLRIRILDLLPSHGPLTASKLGEIVGESSGSTSYHLRQLAKHGLVREVEGKGTARERWWERTPGGFSISTVGKESPASRQTAEAVNMEFLRLRHERVMAFVRAGQGADEETLEKWQGATTFFAANKWATPEQMEALVAAWDRFVAEHIDPLSSQEDVPGTLPFEVHFDVFPTIDPAGNPL; this is encoded by the coding sequence ATGACTGCGCGCGAAGACACCCCGGGGCACGAGGCGGACCAGTACGCGCCCGCACCGTCCGTACCGCCGGCCCCGGCCGCGACCGCCGGGCCGCCGGCGGAGCTCGGTACGGAGGCACTGCGCGCGCTCTCCCACCCGCTCCGCATCCGCATCCTCGACCTGCTCCCGAGCCACGGGCCGCTGACCGCCAGCAAGCTCGGCGAGATCGTCGGCGAGTCCAGCGGGTCGACGAGCTACCACCTGCGCCAGCTCGCCAAGCACGGCCTCGTCCGCGAGGTCGAGGGCAAGGGCACGGCGCGGGAGCGCTGGTGGGAACGCACCCCCGGCGGGTTCAGCATCTCGACCGTGGGCAAGGAGTCCCCCGCCAGCCGGCAGACCGCCGAGGCGGTCAACATGGAGTTCCTGCGCCTGCGCCACGAGCGGGTGATGGCCTTCGTCCGCGCGGGCCAGGGCGCGGACGAGGAGACGCTGGAGAAGTGGCAGGGGGCCACCACGTTCTTCGCCGCCAACAAGTGGGCCACGCCGGAGCAGATGGAGGCGCTGGTGGCGGCGTGGGACCGCTTCGTGGCCGAGCACATCGACCCGCTCAGCTCTCAGGAGGACGTGCCCGGGACGCTCCCGTTCGAGGTGCACTTCGACGTGTTCCCGACGATCGACCCGGCGGGCAACCCGCTCTGA